DNA from bacterium:
CGAGCCCTGCCTCCGCATCTTTGTGCGCGATCGAGCCCAATATCTGCCGCACGACCTCCGCCTTGGGCATTCCCGTTACTTTCAGCACCTCATCGACATTCACTTTCTTGTCCTTGGATACCGCGAGGATCTTCTGGAGGATGGAGAACGCATCGCGGAACGAGCCGTCCGCAAGCATGGCAACGAGCTCCGGCGCACCGCGCTCCATCGAATACCCCTCTTTCTTTGCCGTGTCGGTGATGATTTCCGAAAGCGTCTCACGCGACGGCTGCTTGAACGTGTAGATCTCGCAGCGTGATTGGATGGTGTCAGGGATTTTTTCCCGCTCCGTCGTCGCGAGGACGAAGATGGCATGTGCCGGCGGTTCCTCGAGCGTCTTCAGGAACGCATTGAACGCCGCTTTCGAGAGCATGTGCGCCTCGTCGATGATGTAGAACTTGTAGGGGGATTCGAACGGTACGACGTTCACGCCTTCGCGCAGTTCGCGGATGTTATCGACGCCCGTATTCGACGCCGCATCTATCTCATACAGATCCTTATTGCTGACACCCAATTCTTTCGCCAAAATTCGAGCGACCGACGTCTTCCCCGTCCCACGGCCGCCATGGAACAGATACGCGTGCCCTATCTTTTTGTTCTTGATGGCTGCTTTCAGGGTCTCCGTCACCTGCTCCTGTCCGCGGACTTCCGAAAATGACGCAGGCCGATACGCCCTGTACAAGGTCTGATGCGCACTCATGGCGACAGTATAACAAAAGGCGCGCCCATGGGCGCGCCTTCGTATTCATCTGCCTTTATTCAATGCGAATCGTCGATATCGATAGTACATCCGCTTCAGCTCCGGATCCGAATTCAGAAGCCGCCAGATGCATTCCTTGCTACAACCCATACGAGACGGCATGTTCTCTACCGACGTCAGTTCGCCGGTATCGATTGCCTTGAGAAGAACCTCCAGAAAACGATATCTCAGTCGGGCTTTTCCCCACTGACGAGCCTCATAGTCTCGGACCTTGAACTGCTTCCAGTGAACGCTTTCAGACAACATCGGAATCTCCCTTTCACTATTGCCTGGCGATAGGCTACTGTGCCGCTTCGAGTAGCGCAAGGGCCTCTTCCGCCTTCGTCGTCTCCATCAATTGCACGCGTAGATCCTTCGCATGATCCCAGCCGGAGATATACGCCTTGAAATGCTTCTTCATCGTCGCGTAGTTCGAGGTCTTCCCGAGGAGCTCGTTGAAAAGACGGATGTGCTGTGCGAGCGCTTTGATGCGCTCTTCGGGCGTCGGCGGTGTCGCACGATCCGCGTAGAGCCACGGATTTCCGTAGATCGCGCGACCGAGCATGATGCCATCGAGTCCCGTTTGTCGCGCCTTCTCGCGCGCATCGTTCAGATCCGTCACGTCGCCGTTCCCCGTCACGAGCGTCTGCGGGCTCACGCGATCGCGGATCTCCACGAGACGCGATGCGACATCCCAATGCGCCGGGACCAGCGACATCTCTTTGCGGGTGCGCAGATGCAGTGTGAGATTCGCCGGCTCTTCGGCAAACAAAACCGGCAACCACGTATCCATCTCATCAGAGTTGTAGCCCATGCGTGTCTTTACCGAAACCGGAATACCTTTTCCTCCGCGCTTCGCCGCGCGGATGAGTTCGCGCGCCACATCCGGATTCTTG
Protein-coding regions in this window:
- the dnaX gene encoding DNA polymerase III subunit gamma/tau; the encoded protein is MSAHQTLYRAYRPASFSEVRGQEQVTETLKAAIKNKKIGHAYLFHGGRGTGKTSVARILAKELGVSNKDLYEIDAASNTGVDNIRELREGVNVVPFESPYKFYIIDEAHMLSKAAFNAFLKTLEEPPAHAIFVLATTEREKIPDTIQSRCEIYTFKQPSRETLSEIITDTAKKEGYSMERGAPELVAMLADGSFRDAFSILQKILAVSKDKKVNVDEVLKVTGMPKAEVVRQILGSIAHKDAEAGLAALQGAIEHGMDMRVLARLLIHRLRIALLIRYAPGLAESLSKELPEDDQAFVTGLSKLPSVNSDMLRTILEAHSIMAYAAVPHLPLEMAIIDIASKS
- a CDS encoding tRNA-dihydrouridine synthase — protein: MEDVTDAAFRRHIASFGRPSVMFTEFTSADGLVLAPEKGQEVLRAKLMYSEGERPIVAQLFTSVPERMEKAAAIVADLGFDGIDINMGCPDKAVEKSGCGAALIKNPDVARELIRAAKRGGKGIPVSVKTRMGYNSDEMDTWLPVLFAEEPANLTLHLRTRKEMSLVPAHWDVASRLVEIRDRVSPQTLVTGNGDVTDLNDAREKARQTGLDGIMLGRAIYGNPWLYADRATPPTPEERIKALAQHIRLFNELLGKTSNYATMKKHFKAYISGWDHAKDLRVQLMETTKAEEALALLEAAQ